In one window of Flavobacterium ginsengisoli DNA:
- a CDS encoding PepSY domain-containing protein produces the protein MAWLHLWLGLASGIIVVIVSLTGCIYVFENEIKDFIEDWRFVKPQKEAFLLPSQLVSIADKKMKDKKATSVTFGAKDEVCDCRLFCGEKRRR, from the coding sequence ATGGCCTGGCTGCATTTGTGGCTTGGTTTGGCATCAGGAATTATTGTAGTTATTGTCAGTCTTACAGGTTGCATTTATGTTTTCGAAAATGAAATCAAAGATTTTATTGAAGATTGGCGTTTTGTAAAGCCTCAGAAAGAGGCATTTTTACTTCCGTCTCAATTGGTTTCGATTGCAGATAAAAAAATGAAAGATAAGAAAGCTACAAGTGTAACTTTTGGTGCAAAAGATGAAGTCTGCGATTGTAGGTTATTTTGTGGAGAAAAAAGAAGAAGGTGA
- a CDS encoding PepSY-associated TM helix domain-containing protein gives MNPYTGEILNVKTFSRGDSPDFFRWILNGHRALWLPYDIGRPIVGVAVLIFVVLLISGIVLWWPTKWIKSIIDKSFKIKWDASFKRVNYDMHNVFGFYSRIFLFFIAITGLVWSFGWWSKSLYWITSGGKPLTESRESPKSDTTNVKTFNITTADKVLLNLRKENPQVAGIMISIPGKPADPIGAFVYKQRHTFYNMDRYSFDQQSLKEISIKTPFSGKYIEANIPDKIRRMNYDIHVGSVLGLTGKIIAFLASLISASLPITGFIIWWGKQKFGKKKPAAKPKVASKAIPVPKLKNTAEQEITA, from the coding sequence ATGAATCCGTATACTGGAGAAATATTAAATGTAAAGACTTTTTCGAGAGGAGATTCGCCAGATTTTTTCAGATGGATTTTAAACGGACACCGCGCATTATGGCTTCCATATGATATTGGAAGACCAATTGTTGGAGTTGCTGTTTTAATTTTTGTCGTATTATTAATATCGGGCATCGTTTTGTGGTGGCCAACAAAATGGATTAAATCCATTATTGATAAAAGTTTTAAAATTAAATGGGATGCTAGTTTTAAACGTGTCAATTATGATATGCATAACGTATTCGGTTTTTACAGCCGCATCTTCCTGTTTTTTATTGCCATAACTGGTTTAGTATGGAGCTTTGGATGGTGGAGTAAATCTTTATATTGGATTACATCTGGAGGAAAACCGTTGACAGAAAGTCGCGAATCTCCAAAATCGGATACAACCAATGTAAAAACATTCAATATCACTACAGCTGATAAAGTTTTATTGAATTTAAGAAAAGAAAATCCTCAAGTCGCAGGAATTATGATTAGTATTCCAGGAAAGCCGGCAGATCCAATTGGTGCTTTTGTTTACAAGCAAAGACACACTTTTTATAATATGGATAGATATAGTTTTGATCAGCAGAGTTTGAAAGAAATTTCGATTAAAACACCTTTTTCAGGAAAGTATATTGAAGCGAATATTCCAGACAAAATCAGACGTATGAATTACGATATTCACGTAGGAAGTGTACTGGGGCTTACAGGGAAAATTATTGCATTTTTGGCTAGTTTAATTTCGGCCAGTTTGCCCATTACAGGATTTATTATTTGGTGGGGAAAACAGAAGTTTGGTAAAAAGAAACCTGCCGCAAAACCAAAAGTGGCTAGTAAAGCAATTCCCGTTCCTAAACTGAAAAATACAGCAGAGCAAGAAATCACTGCTTAA
- a CDS encoding alpha/beta hydrolase, which produces MKTIKTQSLKRIATSFLLFSGLFSMNAQNQVIALWNKIPDEIKAPEYKEKPELKDGKMQSTSQVSVPTLSIFIPKETKPNQTAVVICPGGGYTHLAFDKEGTKVAEWFNSLGITAFVLKYRIPTDLTMKNKTVGPLQDAQEAIRYVRQNAAKWNIDPNKVGILGFSAGGHLASTASTHYDDKVYESDYKVSARPDFSLLIYPVISMENAITHKGSQTNLLGNNPSKELIDAYSNEKRVTSKTPPTFLIHATDDTVVIPENSINYYLALKKNGVSAEMHIYEKGGHGFGLGVSDTNKFWTRDCAEWLKANGYN; this is translated from the coding sequence TTGAAAACAATAAAAACACAATCGTTAAAAAGAATCGCTACTAGCTTTCTTCTTTTTTCAGGACTATTTTCTATGAATGCACAAAATCAAGTGATTGCGCTTTGGAATAAAATTCCAGACGAAATAAAAGCACCAGAGTATAAAGAAAAGCCAGAACTAAAAGATGGAAAAATGCAAAGTACAAGTCAGGTTTCTGTTCCTACTTTAAGCATTTTTATTCCGAAAGAAACAAAACCAAATCAGACTGCAGTTGTAATTTGCCCAGGCGGAGGTTACACACATTTAGCATTTGATAAAGAAGGAACAAAAGTCGCTGAATGGTTTAATAGTTTAGGGATCACTGCATTTGTTTTAAAATACAGAATACCAACTGATTTAACCATGAAAAATAAAACCGTTGGACCATTGCAAGATGCACAGGAGGCTATTCGCTATGTAAGGCAAAATGCGGCAAAATGGAATATTGATCCAAACAAGGTTGGAATTTTAGGCTTTTCAGCTGGAGGGCATTTGGCTTCGACCGCATCGACTCATTATGACGATAAAGTTTATGAATCTGATTATAAGGTTAGTGCTCGTCCCGATTTTTCATTGTTGATTTATCCAGTAATTTCAATGGAAAATGCAATTACCCACAAAGGCTCTCAAACCAATTTACTTGGAAACAATCCTTCAAAAGAGTTAATAGATGCTTATTCAAACGAAAAGAGAGTGACTTCTAAAACGCCTCCTACTTTCTTAATTCATGCTACAGATGATACTGTTGTTATACCAGAAAACAGTATTAATTACTATTTAGCTTTAAAGAAGAATGGAGTTTCGGCAGAGATGCATATCTATGAAAAAGGAGGCCACGGATTTGGTTTAGGTGTAAGCGACACCAATAAATTCTGGACTAGAGATTGTGCTGAATGGCTAAAAGCAAACGGATATAATTAA
- the kduI gene encoding 5-dehydro-4-deoxy-D-glucuronate isomerase, whose amino-acid sequence MTKYSSRYASSPEAVKKYDTQQLREEFLIDDLMQEDEVVLVYSHYDRYIAGSAVPVKGDLALETIDPLKAPYFLERRELGIINVGGSGSVVVEGTTYELGFKDALYIGAGNKEVVFKSDDKNNPAKFYLNSAPAHTTYPTKKVSLAEANKLQLGTMETANHRTVNQMIIGSVVTTCQLQMGMTELKPGSVWNTMPAHVHDRRMEVYFYLDIPQDQAVCHFMGQPQETRHIWMNNHQAVISPPWSIHSGSGTSNYTFIWGMAGENLDYGDMDVCKITDLR is encoded by the coding sequence ATGACAAAATATAGTTCAAGATACGCGTCAAGCCCCGAAGCTGTAAAAAAATATGATACACAGCAATTGAGAGAAGAATTCTTAATTGATGACTTAATGCAGGAAGATGAAGTTGTATTGGTTTATTCGCATTACGACAGATACATTGCAGGTTCTGCAGTTCCTGTAAAAGGTGATTTAGCTTTAGAAACGATCGATCCTTTAAAAGCGCCTTATTTTTTAGAGCGTAGAGAATTAGGAATCATCAATGTTGGAGGAAGCGGTTCTGTTGTCGTAGAAGGAACAACTTATGAGTTAGGTTTTAAAGATGCTTTGTACATCGGAGCTGGAAATAAAGAGGTGGTTTTTAAAAGTGATGACAAAAACAATCCTGCAAAATTCTATTTAAACTCTGCACCAGCTCACACGACTTACCCAACTAAGAAAGTAAGTTTAGCTGAAGCTAATAAATTACAATTAGGAACTATGGAAACGGCAAATCACCGTACCGTAAACCAAATGATTATTGGAAGCGTAGTAACAACTTGCCAATTGCAAATGGGAATGACAGAATTGAAACCAGGAAGTGTTTGGAATACCATGCCAGCTCACGTTCACGATCGTAGAATGGAAGTCTATTTTTATTTAGATATTCCACAAGATCAGGCAGTTTGCCACTTCATGGGACAACCACAGGAAACAAGACATATCTGGATGAACAATCATCAGGCAGTAATTTCTCCGCCTTGGTCTATTCACTCTGGTTCAGGAACCAGCAATTATACTTTTATCTGGGGAATGGCTGGTGAAAACTTAGATTACGGAGATATGGATGTTTGTAAAATCACTGATTTAAGATAA